From a region of the Sminthopsis crassicaudata isolate SCR6 chromosome 6, ASM4859323v1, whole genome shotgun sequence genome:
- the LOC141547219 gene encoding glyceraldehyde-3-phosphate dehydrogenase-like — protein sequence MVRIGINGFGRIGRMVTRVAFQTGKVDVVAINDPFVDINYMVYLFKYDSTHGKFQGSVRADYDRLVINGRAITVSQEKDPANIKWGNAGAEYVIESSGVFTTLEQAGAHLKGGCRRVIISAPSVDAPMFVMGVNHETYNTSNTVVSNASCTTNCLAPLAKIIHENFGIIEGLMTTIHATTATQKTVDSASGKQWRDGRGAGQNIIPSATGAAKAVGKVFPALEGKLTGMAFRVPVANVSVVDLTCRLERPAKYDDIKRIVRQASEGNMRNIVGYTEDQVVSSDFNGDYNSTTFDAEAGIALNDYFVKLIAWYDNEFGYSNRLLDLCVYMSSRE from the coding sequence ATGGTGAGGATTGGAATTAACGGATTTGGCCGGATTGGGCGAATGGTCACTAGGGTGGCATTTCAAACAGGCAAAGTAGATGTCGTGGCCATTAATGATCCTTTTGTTGATATAAACTACATGGTTTACCTGTTCAAGTATGATTCTACTCACGGAAAATTTCAAGGCTCTGTCAGAGCGGACTATGACAGGCTGGTGATAAATGGAAGAGCTATTACTGTCTCCCAGGAAAAGGATCCTGCCAATATCAAATGGGGAAATGCTGGCGCTGAATATGTCATAGAATCTTCAGGTGTCTTCACCACGCTGGAGCAGGCCGGGGCTCACCTGAAGGGCGGCTGCAGACGGGTCATCATCTCTGCTCCATCAGTGGATGCTCCCATGTTCGTGATGGGAGTGAACCACGAGACCTACAACACTTCCAACACGGTGGTGAGCAACGCCTCGTGTACCACCAACTGTCTGGCCCCGCTGGCCAAGATCATCCACGAAAACTTCGGCATTATCGAGGGACTGATGACGACAATTCACGCCACTACTGCTACCCAGAAGACCGTGGACAGCGCTAGCGGGAAGCAGTGGCGGGACGGCCGCGGCGCTGGCCAGAACATCATCCCTTCGGCCACGGGGGCCGCCAAGGCGGTGGGGAAAGTCTTCCCCGCGCTGGAAGGCAAGCTCACCGGCATGGCCTTCCGGGTGCCCGTGGCCAACGTGTCCGTCGTGGATCTGACCTGCCGCCTGGAGAGACCCGCCAAGTACGATGACATCAAGAGAATCGTGAGACAAGCATCCGAGGGAAACATGCGAAATATTGTAGGCTACACCGAGGACCAAGTCGTGTCCAGCGATTTCAACGGAGACTACAACTCGACTACTTTTGATGCTGAAGCTGGAATTGCGCTAAATGACTATTTTGTCAAACTCATCGCCTGGTACGACAACGAATTCGGCTACAGTAACCGCTTGTTGGATCTCTGTGTCTACATGTCCTCCAGGGAATAA